From Daphnia pulicaria isolate SC F1-1A chromosome 11, SC_F0-13Bv2, whole genome shotgun sequence, the proteins below share one genomic window:
- the LOC124316015 gene encoding protein Star-like, with the protein NNGDICQTNGFFIECGALDGEFLSNTLYMERSLNWTGILIEADQKAFSQLAGRNRKAYSLPVCLSTKPYPVEVVFNASDWSGSFIVDDNQNQQLSVNNANTIGESIYKVQCFPLYSILVAVGRTEIDFFGLDVEGSEYKILQTIPWHKVDFKTLSVEWNHVPEGEPAMTRLMESNKFVKFGHIDMAYSREVIYVQDFLDDFRQFEFD; encoded by the exons aataacggTGACATTTGTCAGACCAATGGCTTTTTCATTGAATGCGGGGCCCTGGACGGTGAGTTCCTTTCCAACACGTTGTACATGGAGCGATCGCTCAATTGGACTGGCATATTGATCGAAGCCGATCAAAAAGCTTTCAGCCAGTTGGCCGGTCGCAATCGAAAAGCTTATTCTCTACCAGTCTGTCTCAGTACGAAACCTTATCCTGTCGAG GTCGTTTTTAATGCTTCCGATTGGTCTGGAAGTTTCATTGTAGACGACAATCAAAATCAACAGTTATCCGTTAATAATGCCAATACTATTGGTGAATCCATCTACAAAGTCCAGTGCTTCCCACTCTACTCCATCCTGGTGGCTGTTGGCCGAACggaaattgatttctttggTCTGGACGTCGAGGGCTCCGAATACAAGATCTTGCAAACCATACCTTGGCACAAAGTCGACTTTAAG ACGCTTTCGGTGGAATGGAATCACGTCCCCGAAGGCGAACCGGCCATGACCCGTTTGATGGAGAGCAACAAGTTTGTGAAATTCGGCCACATCGACATGGCATATTCCCGAGAAGTGATCTACGTCCAAGATTTTCTTGATGATTTTAGGCAATTTGAATTCGATTAA